In the genome of Thermosphaera aggregans DSM 11486, one region contains:
- a CDS encoding 4Fe-4S binding protein: MVDLSIEIAGIKMKNPIMNAACPISRDAETMKLLIDNGVGGVVAKTISVKPAIVPRPSMAVVDRGMGRFYYLKTLKPGDVRITPVDAGNHRFIHAFLNAELWSDIPAEHYLEREYPNVKNYCRERGVAFFVSIGYKPEELALLGPKVEKAGADAIEFSTHYIGKDYRPVVEAAKALRESVSIPIFAKLSPFTPNIPDLVKDLEKVRVDGIVATNTIGPALNIDVETGMPIVGGPYGYGWMSGPALKPISLAVVAEAARSTKLPIIGVGGITRGVDVIEYFMAGASAVQICTAALVEGFSVFQRILNETVTWLEKHGYSSILDVKGLALKYLKPEPRRVWAKPPLVDEKKCIGCGFCQQVCDYDAVHVEESGGGKRLAVVDRTKCYGCGLCTSVCPTRAIHFEE, encoded by the coding sequence GTGGTAGATCTATCTATAGAAATAGCTGGTATAAAAATGAAAAACCCTATCATGAATGCTGCATGCCCAATATCCCGTGACGCTGAAACAATGAAACTGTTGATTGACAACGGGGTAGGAGGAGTTGTTGCAAAGACTATTAGCGTCAAACCCGCCATCGTCCCAAGGCCGAGCATGGCAGTAGTAGACAGGGGGATGGGAAGGTTTTACTATTTGAAAACCTTGAAACCAGGAGATGTCAGGATAACCCCGGTAGATGCTGGAAACCACAGGTTTATACATGCCTTCCTGAACGCTGAGCTGTGGAGTGATATCCCTGCTGAACACTACTTGGAGCGCGAGTATCCAAACGTTAAAAACTATTGCAGAGAGCGGGGAGTAGCCTTCTTCGTGAGCATTGGATACAAGCCTGAAGAGCTAGCATTACTGGGTCCCAAGGTAGAGAAGGCGGGCGCAGACGCAATCGAATTTTCCACTCACTATATTGGAAAAGACTACCGTCCCGTAGTAGAGGCTGCCAAGGCCCTTAGAGAATCAGTGTCAATCCCCATCTTCGCAAAACTCAGCCCATTCACTCCTAATATTCCAGACCTGGTGAAAGATCTTGAAAAAGTCCGCGTCGACGGTATCGTAGCCACTAACACCATTGGCCCTGCGCTGAACATAGATGTTGAAACCGGTATGCCGATAGTCGGAGGACCTTATGGATATGGATGGATGAGCGGCCCAGCCCTGAAACCGATTTCACTGGCCGTGGTCGCGGAGGCGGCGAGGAGTACTAAGCTTCCAATTATAGGAGTCGGAGGGATTACTAGGGGGGTTGATGTAATAGAGTACTTCATGGCTGGGGCTTCAGCCGTCCAAATATGTACGGCAGCATTGGTTGAAGGATTCAGCGTCTTCCAGAGAATCTTGAATGAAACGGTAACCTGGCTGGAGAAACACGGGTACTCAAGCATTTTAGATGTCAAGGGGTTAGCACTGAAGTATTTGAAACCGGAGCCGAGAAGGGTTTGGGCGAAGCCCCCACTAGTTGACGAGAAAAAATGCATTGGTTGCGGGTTCTGTCAACAAGTCTGCGATTACGACGCAGTCCATGTTGAAGAATCCGGGGGCGGTAAGAGACTCGCCGTGGTGGATAGGACGAAGTGTTATGGATGCGGTCTGTGCACCTCAGTTTGTCCAACCAGAGCTATTCATTTCGAAGAATAA
- a CDS encoding chromatin protein Cren7 translates to MPCDKPVKVKTATGKELELIPKKVWQLNPRGKKGVKVGLFQDPETGTFFRAKVPEDYPLCG, encoded by the coding sequence ATGCCTTGCGACAAGCCAGTTAAGGTGAAAACAGCGACTGGAAAAGAACTGGAATTAATCCCGAAGAAGGTTTGGCAGTTAAATCCTCGCGGTAAGAAAGGTGTTAAAGTAGGTTTATTCCAGGACCCTGAAACCGGTACGTTTTTCAGAGCGAAGGTTCCCGAAGACTACCCATTATGTGGATAA
- a CDS encoding amidohydrolase family protein — translation MRDKVDILVSNGLIVTMSEDRRVVENGYVAISGDRIIDVGIGDGKEKYVAEEMIDARNHIVLPGLMCAHTHFYGLLLTGSPWFMKIDPPTDFQQNLQRIWWALDVLLSHEEAYASALMGSIEFVKSGVTFFFDNISAPNAINGVLDYIEKAVNEVGLRGYLSFEATQRRSLQEGVEGLKENERFIRKNNMDEAKLVKGAIYLHASFTVSNDLFVRARELADKYHALLSIHAEEGLVDVYHNIERYGVRPIERMEKLGFLRDDVILVHVVNATDDEIKIIRKTGAHVAHNAMSNMLNAVGVAKIPEMIEHGINVGIGNDGYIFDHFENMRATYLIHKVWRRDPRVMTPLQILEMSTVNVARMFKVWKELGSIEAGKKADIILIKPELPSTPVNSKTVYGHLINTVNSRDVKTVIVNGKLVMKDRVILNIDEEKSIDYVHKVVEKLWDKLLDKGEYQLDVLEKP, via the coding sequence TTGAGGGACAAGGTTGACATTCTAGTATCCAATGGATTAATAGTTACAATGAGCGAGGACCGAAGAGTAGTTGAAAACGGGTATGTAGCCATTTCCGGAGATAGGATCATAGATGTAGGTATTGGAGATGGAAAGGAGAAATACGTGGCCGAGGAAATGATTGATGCGAGAAACCATATAGTATTACCCGGGTTAATGTGCGCTCACACCCACTTCTACGGTCTCCTACTAACAGGTAGCCCTTGGTTCATGAAAATAGACCCCCCTACAGATTTTCAGCAAAACCTGCAAAGGATTTGGTGGGCCCTCGACGTATTATTGTCTCATGAAGAAGCATATGCTTCAGCATTGATGGGTTCAATAGAGTTTGTTAAATCCGGGGTTACCTTCTTTTTCGATAATATTAGCGCACCAAATGCTATAAACGGTGTTCTCGATTACATTGAAAAAGCCGTTAACGAGGTAGGGTTAAGGGGTTACTTAAGCTTTGAGGCAACACAGAGACGTAGCTTACAAGAGGGTGTAGAGGGCCTTAAGGAGAATGAACGCTTCATACGGAAGAATAATATGGATGAGGCAAAACTGGTTAAGGGCGCGATTTATTTACACGCCAGCTTCACGGTCTCAAACGATCTATTCGTAAGGGCGAGAGAGCTGGCTGACAAATACCATGCCTTGCTGTCAATTCATGCTGAAGAAGGCTTAGTAGACGTCTACCATAATATTGAGCGGTATGGCGTACGCCCTATTGAGAGAATGGAGAAACTCGGATTTCTAAGAGACGATGTCATACTAGTGCACGTAGTCAATGCGACCGATGATGAAATCAAGATCATTAGAAAAACAGGAGCACATGTTGCCCATAACGCTATGAGCAATATGCTGAACGCGGTAGGTGTTGCCAAGATACCGGAGATGATAGAGCATGGCATTAACGTTGGAATCGGCAATGATGGATACATCTTCGACCACTTCGAAAATATGCGCGCAACATATCTCATACATAAAGTTTGGAGAAGAGATCCCAGGGTCATGACACCTCTTCAAATACTCGAAATGTCCACAGTAAATGTAGCCAGAATGTTCAAGGTTTGGAAGGAGCTGGGAAGTATAGAGGCTGGTAAGAAAGCTGATATTATTTTGATAAAACCTGAACTTCCATCAACGCCGGTTAACTCTAAAACAGTATATGGACACCTAATCAATACTGTGAATAGTAGAGATGTGAAAACCGTTATTGTTAATGGAAAGCTAGTAATGAAGGACAGGGTTATCTTAAACATCGACGAGGAGAAATCAATCGATTACGTTCACAAGGTCGTTGAGAAACTATGGGATAAGCTCCTCGATAAAGGAGAATACCAGTTAGATGTTCTAGAAAAGCCTTGA